In Eubalaena glacialis isolate mEubGla1 chromosome 4, mEubGla1.1.hap2.+ XY, whole genome shotgun sequence, one DNA window encodes the following:
- the LOC133089946 gene encoding DNA excision repair protein ERCC-8-like: MLGFLSARQAGLDDPLRLQRAESTRRVLGLELNKDRDVERIHGSGVNTLDIDPVEGRYMLTGGSDGVIVLYDLENSSRQPYYTCKAVCSVGRSHPDVHKYSVETVQWYPHDTGMFTSSSFDKTLKVWDTNTLQTADVFNFEETVYSHHMSPVATKHCLVAVGTRGPKVQLCDLKSGSCSHILQGHSQEILAVSWSLRYEYILATASADSKAKLWDVRRASGCLITLDQHNGKKSQAVESANTAHNGKVNGLCFTSDGLHLLTVGTDNRMRLWNSSNGENTLVN; encoded by the coding sequence ATGCTAGGGTTTTTGTCGGCACGACAAGCGGGTTTGGACGACCCTCTTCGCCTTCAGAGAGCGGAGTCCACACGGAGGGTTTTGGGACTGGAGTTAAACAAAGACAGAGATGTTGAAAGGATCCATGGCAGTGGAGTTAACACCCTTGACATTGACCCTGTTGAAGGGAGATACATGTTAACAGGTGGTTCAGATGGTGTGATTGTGCTTTATGATCTTGAGAACTCCAGCAGACAACCTTATTACACATGTAAAGCAGTGTGTTCCGTTGGCAGAAGCCATCCTGATGTTCACAAATACAGTGTGGAGACTGTACAGTGGTATCCTCATGACACTGGCATGTTCACATCAAGCTCATTTGATAAAACTCTGAAAGTATGGGATACAAATACTTTACAAACTGCAGAtgtatttaattttgaagaaaCAGTTTATAGTCATCATATGTCTCCAGTTGCCACCAAGCACTGTTTGGTAGCAGTTGGTACTAGAGGGCCCAAAGTACAACTTTGTGACTTAAAGTCTGGATCCTGTTCCCACATTCTGCAGGGTCACAGTCAAGAAATATTGGCAGTTTCCTGGTCACTGCGTTATGAGTATATCTTGGCAACTGCAAGTGCTGACAGTAAAGCAAAATTATGGGATGTGAGGAGAGCATCAGGATGTTTGATTACTCTTGATCAGCATAATGGGAAAAAGTCACAAGCAGTTGAATCAGCAAACACTGCTCATAATGGGAAAGTTAATGGCTTATGTTTTACAAGTGATGGGCTTCACCTCCTCACTGTTGGTACAGATAATCGAATGAGGCTCTGGAATAGTTCCAATGGAGAAAACACACTAGTGAACTAG